A single region of the Streptomyces sp. NBC_00425 genome encodes:
- a CDS encoding MFS transporter has translation MTSTLQPATTTEAVRRPDRWLALSVLVLAVLLVAVDATVLGLATPYISEDLEPSGAQLLWIGDVYSFVIAGLLVSMGSLGDRIGRKRILLIGATAFGLISVLNAYATSPESMIAARALLGVAGATLMPATLALIRNLFHDPRERSLAVGIWGATASAGTAVGPIVGGFLLEHFWWGSVFLINLPVMVVLVVVGVKTLPESRNPDHGPWDLISVTLSLVGVIAVVYAVKEVAAHGPSGETLASAVVGAAALYGFVRRQFALPVPLLDMRLFRSRGFSGAVLADLLTVLGMSGLVFFLSQYLQSVQGRRPLEAGLAELPAAVGAVTAGLLAGRVARRFSVRAVVSGGLAAIGLALAALTTVTGTTGYPVLGAALLVVGVGAGFSFTVTADVILGSVPKNQAGAASAVSETAYELGAALGIALLGSIVTGVYRGFAAPAGTPQEAHESLGGAVEAAGHLPPAAGAEMLASAREAFVDGLAVASGVGAAVLLAAAVAAWFLLRGQRLETAG, from the coding sequence CCCCGTACATCAGCGAGGACCTCGAACCCTCCGGCGCCCAGCTGCTCTGGATAGGCGACGTCTACTCGTTCGTCATCGCCGGTCTGCTCGTCTCGATGGGCAGCCTCGGCGACCGCATCGGCCGCAAGCGGATCCTGCTGATCGGCGCCACCGCGTTCGGCCTGATATCCGTCCTCAACGCCTATGCGACGTCACCGGAGTCGATGATCGCGGCCCGCGCCCTGCTGGGCGTGGCCGGAGCGACCCTCATGCCGGCCACCCTCGCCCTGATCCGCAACCTCTTCCACGATCCGCGCGAGCGCAGCCTGGCCGTCGGCATCTGGGGCGCGACGGCCTCGGCGGGCACCGCGGTCGGTCCCATCGTGGGCGGATTCCTCCTCGAGCACTTCTGGTGGGGCTCGGTCTTCCTCATCAACCTGCCCGTCATGGTGGTGCTCGTGGTGGTCGGCGTGAAGACGCTGCCCGAGTCCAGGAACCCCGACCACGGCCCCTGGGACCTGATCAGCGTGACGCTGTCGCTGGTCGGCGTGATCGCCGTCGTGTACGCCGTGAAGGAGGTCGCCGCTCACGGCCCGAGCGGGGAGACCCTCGCCTCGGCCGTGGTCGGCGCCGCGGCGCTGTACGGCTTCGTACGCCGTCAGTTCGCGCTCCCGGTGCCGCTGCTGGACATGCGGCTGTTCCGCAGCCGCGGTTTCAGCGGCGCGGTGCTGGCCGACCTGCTGACCGTGCTCGGCATGTCCGGCCTGGTGTTCTTCCTGTCCCAGTACCTGCAGTCGGTCCAGGGCAGGCGGCCCCTGGAGGCGGGGCTGGCCGAACTGCCGGCGGCCGTCGGCGCGGTGACGGCCGGACTCCTGGCGGGCCGTGTGGCGCGCCGCTTCTCGGTGCGTGCCGTGGTCTCCGGCGGTCTCGCGGCGATCGGCCTGGCCCTGGCCGCGCTGACGACGGTCACCGGGACCACCGGCTATCCCGTGCTGGGCGCGGCCCTGTTGGTGGTGGGCGTGGGCGCCGGGTTCTCCTTCACGGTGACCGCGGACGTCATCCTGGGATCGGTGCCGAAGAACCAGGCCGGCGCGGCCTCGGCCGTCTCCGAGACGGCGTACGAACTGGGCGCGGCGCTCGGCATCGCCCTGCTCGGCTCGATCGTGACCGGTGTCTACCGGGGCTTCGCGGCCCCGGCGGGCACGCCGCAGGAGGCGCACGAGTCGTTGGGCGGCGCGGTGGAGGCGGCGGGGCACCTGCCGCCGGCCGCGGGCGCGGAGATGCTGGCGTCGGCCCGCGAGGCCTTCGTCGACGGCCTGGCGGTGGCGTCCGGAGTGGGCGCCGCGGTCCTGCTGGCGGCGGCGGTGGCGGCGTGGTTCCTGCTCAGGGGACAGCGCCTGGAGACCGCCGGCTGA
- a CDS encoding lysophospholipid acyltransferase family protein, with protein MSRFALIKAVLGPVMRLMFRPRVEGAEHIPGDGPVILAGNHLTFIDSMILPLVCDRQVLFIGKDEYVTGKSLKGRLMAWFFTGVGMIPVDRDGGRGGVAALMTGRRILEEGKVFGIYPEGTRSPDGRLYRGRTGIARLTLMTGAPVVPFAMIGTDKLQPGGAGMPRPGRVTVRFGEAMEFSRYDGMDRDRYVLRAVTDSVMTEVMRLSGQEYVDMYATKAKAA; from the coding sequence TTGTCGCGCTTCGCGCTCATCAAGGCAGTGCTCGGACCGGTCATGCGCCTGATGTTCCGCCCCCGGGTCGAGGGCGCGGAGCACATCCCGGGCGACGGCCCCGTGATCCTGGCGGGCAATCACCTCACCTTCATCGACTCGATGATCCTGCCGCTGGTGTGCGACCGACAGGTCCTCTTCATCGGCAAGGACGAGTACGTCACGGGCAAGAGCCTCAAGGGCCGGCTGATGGCCTGGTTCTTCACCGGGGTCGGCATGATCCCGGTGGACCGGGACGGCGGCCGCGGCGGCGTCGCCGCGCTGATGACCGGACGCCGGATCCTCGAGGAGGGCAAGGTCTTCGGGATCTACCCCGAGGGCACACGGTCCCCCGACGGCCGTCTCTACCGGGGCCGTACCGGCATCGCCCGGCTGACGCTGATGACGGGTGCGCCCGTCGTGCCGTTCGCGATGATCGGCACGGACAAGCTGCAGCCGGGCGGCGCGGGCATGCCCCGTCCGGGCCGGGTGACGGTCCGCTTCGGCGAGGCCATGGAGTTCTCCCGGTACGACGGGATGGACCGGGACCGCTATGTGCTGCGCGCCGTCACCGACTCCGTGATGACCGAGGTCATGCGGCTGTCGGGGCAGGAGTACGTGGACATGTACGCCACCAAGGCCAAGGCGGCGTAA
- a CDS encoding glycerophosphodiester phosphodiesterase produces MGTQDTQESNEQARAGTGRRALLGAAVLGAGGVLGLSGTATAAEARHGGGGLKSLPVPTVIGHRGASGYRPEHTFGSYQLALDLGADIVEAGDLVPTRDGHLVCRHEPEIGGTTDVAAHSEFADRRTTKVLDGVPTTGWFTEDFTLAELKRLRAVERIPANRPHNTLYDGRWGIPTFEEVLKWQDEQTRKRGRQVWIYPETKHPTYFRKQGLGLEERVAKLLHKYGKDRKNSPVVLQSFEPTSIQRLNKLVDNPLVVLLSTAASRPWDFVETGDPRTVADLITRAGLREIAGYAQGIGPTLDLVIPKDAAGNLTRPTTLVKDAHAVGLILHPYTMRNENPFLPADFRKGSDADAYGDSFAAFRTYFATGIDGVFTDNPDTGVLARADFVNG; encoded by the coding sequence ATGGGAACGCAGGACACGCAGGAGTCGAACGAGCAGGCGCGCGCGGGCACCGGGCGACGGGCGCTCCTCGGCGCGGCCGTGCTCGGCGCCGGAGGCGTGCTCGGTCTGTCCGGCACGGCGACGGCTGCCGAGGCCCGCCACGGGGGAGGCGGCCTCAAGAGTCTTCCCGTGCCCACGGTCATCGGTCATCGCGGCGCCAGCGGCTACCGCCCCGAGCACACCTTCGGCTCCTACCAGCTCGCCCTCGACCTGGGGGCCGACATCGTGGAGGCCGGCGACCTCGTCCCCACCCGGGACGGCCACCTCGTCTGCCGGCACGAGCCGGAGATCGGCGGCACGACGGACGTCGCCGCCCACTCCGAGTTCGCCGACCGCCGGACGACGAAGGTGCTCGACGGCGTCCCGACCACCGGTTGGTTCACCGAGGACTTCACGCTCGCCGAGCTGAAGAGACTGCGGGCGGTCGAGCGCATCCCGGCCAACCGCCCGCACAACACGCTCTACGACGGCCGCTGGGGGATCCCCACCTTCGAGGAGGTCCTCAAGTGGCAGGACGAGCAGACCCGTAAGCGCGGCAGGCAGGTCTGGATCTACCCCGAGACCAAGCACCCCACCTACTTCCGCAAGCAGGGCCTGGGCCTGGAGGAGCGGGTCGCCAAACTGCTGCACAAGTACGGCAAGGACAGGAAGAACTCCCCGGTCGTCCTGCAGTCGTTCGAGCCGACCAGCATCCAGCGCCTGAACAAGCTGGTCGACAACCCGCTCGTCGTGCTGTTGTCCACCGCCGCATCCCGCCCCTGGGACTTCGTCGAGACGGGCGACCCGCGCACCGTCGCCGACCTGATCACGCGGGCCGGACTGCGGGAGATCGCCGGGTACGCGCAGGGCATCGGCCCCACCCTCGACCTGGTCATCCCGAAGGACGCGGCCGGCAACCTCACCAGGCCGACCACCCTGGTGAAGGACGCCCACGCGGTCGGTCTGATCCTGCATCCGTACACCATGCGCAACGAGAACCCCTTCCTGCCCGCCGACTTCCGCAAGGGCTCGGACGCGGACGCCTACGGCGACTCCTTCGCAGCGTTCCGCACCTACTTCGCGACCGGTATCGACGGGGTCTTCACGGACAACCCGGACACCGGGGTGCTGGCCCGCGCGGACTTCGTCAACGGCTGA
- a CDS encoding RNA polymerase sigma factor, with amino-acid sequence MTPDLLASLHPLLSAEASAEAPAAGAEPGDLEQAVWLRLLERLAADGPPRDPEGWLRRAVRAEVRRTRRTTRREQPYETEPADDAERGPEHLALTAARHRALREAVHRLPGRCSRLLQALLSPEDLTYREIAGKLGISQGSLGPERSRCLGCLRRLLAPEVAAPEVRG; translated from the coding sequence ATGACCCCCGACTTGCTCGCCTCCCTGCACCCGCTGCTCAGCGCGGAGGCCTCCGCGGAAGCTCCTGCCGCCGGCGCCGAACCCGGTGACCTGGAGCAGGCCGTCTGGCTCCGTCTCCTCGAACGCCTCGCCGCCGACGGCCCGCCCCGAGATCCCGAGGGCTGGCTGCGCCGGGCCGTCCGGGCGGAGGTCCGCCGTACCCGCCGCACCACCCGGCGTGAACAGCCGTACGAGACCGAGCCCGCCGACGACGCGGAACGCGGTCCTGAACACCTGGCCCTGACCGCCGCCCGCCATCGCGCTCTGCGCGAGGCCGTGCACCGGCTGCCCGGTCGCTGCTCGCGTCTTCTGCAGGCCCTCCTCTCGCCCGAGGACCTCACCTACCGGGAGATCGCAGGGAAGTTGGGTATCTCACAGGGCAGTCTCGGACCGGAACGTTCCAGATGTCTCGGATGTCTTCGTCGTTTGCTCGCACCGGAGGTTGCGGCTCCCGAAGTGCGGGGATAG
- a CDS encoding GNAT family N-acetyltransferase has translation MGMSVTISVATEQDAEQIFRLQYLCFQSEAALYGNYRIAPLVQSLDSVRQELAADCVFVARLGDEVVGSVRGTLTEDGAAAIGKLCVHPRLQGHGIGARLLRAAESALGGERGAKKFRLFAGHRSEGNLRLYRRVGYETVGTSQGTDGVPMIVLEKQAGEYAATA, from the coding sequence ATGGGCATGAGCGTGACCATCTCGGTGGCGACCGAGCAGGATGCCGAGCAGATCTTCAGACTGCAGTACCTGTGCTTCCAGAGCGAAGCCGCGCTGTACGGGAACTACCGCATCGCCCCGCTCGTCCAGAGCCTCGACTCCGTCCGGCAGGAGCTCGCCGCCGACTGCGTCTTCGTGGCCCGGCTGGGCGACGAGGTGGTCGGCTCGGTTCGCGGCACCCTCACCGAGGACGGCGCCGCCGCCATCGGCAAGCTCTGCGTCCACCCCCGCCTCCAGGGGCACGGCATCGGCGCGCGGCTGCTGCGCGCCGCCGAGTCGGCGCTGGGCGGCGAGCGCGGCGCCAAGAAGTTCCGCCTGTTCGCCGGCCACCGCAGCGAGGGCAACCTCCGCCTCTACCGCCGGGTCGGCTACGAGACGGTCGGCACCTCCCAGGGCACGGACGGCGTGCCGATGATCGTCCTGGAGAAGCAGGCCGGGGAGTACGCGGCTACGGCGTAG
- a CDS encoding methionine ABC transporter ATP-binding protein produces the protein MITTTGLTKVYRSRGREVTALDGVDLHVREGEVYGVIGQSGAGKSSLIRCVNLLERPTAGTVTVDGRDLTALAGRGRRAGRELRQARSRIGMVFQHFNLLSSRTVQDNVELPLEILGSSGRERSRKALELLDLVGLADQAKAYPAQLSGGQKQRVGIARALAGDPKVLLSDEATSALDPETTRSVLQLLRDLNRQLGLTVLLITHEMDVVKSICDSAALMEHGRVVESGTVSELLAAPGSELAAALFPVGGEASGHDRTVVDVTFHGEAATQPVISQLSRTYNIDISILGAAVDTVGGLQIGRMRIELPGRYEDNVVPIGFLREQGLQIDVVDHAPQEPALIEGGVK, from the coding sequence GTGATCACCACCACGGGCCTGACCAAGGTCTACCGCTCGCGCGGCCGTGAGGTCACCGCCCTCGACGGCGTCGACCTGCACGTACGCGAAGGCGAGGTGTACGGCGTCATCGGCCAGTCCGGCGCCGGAAAGTCCTCGCTCATCCGCTGCGTCAACCTCCTGGAACGCCCCACCGCCGGAACGGTCACCGTCGACGGGCGGGACCTCACCGCGCTCGCCGGGCGGGGGCGCCGCGCCGGCAGGGAACTGCGGCAGGCGCGCAGCCGGATCGGCATGGTCTTCCAGCACTTCAACCTGCTGTCCTCGCGGACTGTGCAGGACAACGTCGAACTGCCGCTGGAGATCCTCGGCTCCTCCGGGAGGGAACGATCCCGCAAGGCGCTGGAGCTGCTCGACCTGGTCGGGCTCGCCGATCAGGCGAAGGCCTACCCGGCGCAGCTGTCGGGCGGCCAGAAGCAGCGCGTCGGCATCGCCCGCGCCCTCGCCGGCGACCCGAAGGTGCTGCTCTCCGACGAGGCGACCAGCGCACTCGACCCCGAGACCACCCGCTCCGTCCTCCAGCTGCTGCGTGACCTCAACCGGCAGCTGGGCCTGACCGTTCTGCTCATCACGCACGAGATGGACGTGGTGAAGTCGATCTGCGACTCCGCCGCGCTCATGGAGCACGGCAGGGTCGTCGAGTCCGGCACGGTCAGCGAGCTGCTCGCCGCCCCGGGCTCCGAACTGGCCGCCGCGCTCTTCCCGGTCGGCGGCGAGGCGAGCGGTCACGACCGCACCGTCGTCGACGTCACCTTCCACGGTGAGGCCGCCACCCAGCCCGTCATCTCCCAGCTGTCGCGAACCTACAACATCGACATATCGATTCTCGGCGCAGCGGTCGACACCGTCGGCGGCCTGCAGATCGGCCGGATGCGCATCGAACTGCCCGGCCGCTACGAGGACAACGTCGTGCCGATCGGCTTCCTGCGCGAACAGGGCCTGCAGATCGACGTCGTGGACCACGCGCCCCAGGAACCCGCGCTCATCGAGGGAGGCGTCAAGTGA
- a CDS encoding methionine ABC transporter permease, translated as MSWSEMQPLLAQACWDTLYMVGWSTLVAVAGGLPLGVLLVLTDRGGLLQNVFANKVIGQIVNIARSMPFIILMVALMNFTRTVTGTTIGREAAIVPLAIGAIPFFARLVETAVREVDGGLVEAVQSMGGDTWTIVRKVLVPESLPSLVAGTTTTVVTLIGYSAMAGTVGAGGLGDIAIRYGYQRFQTELMWITVAILAVVISLIQFAGDCTARALHRRGGSSGPAPRLRLLKAKEPAAADVGKVA; from the coding sequence GTGAGCTGGTCGGAGATGCAGCCCCTGCTGGCGCAGGCCTGTTGGGACACCCTCTACATGGTCGGCTGGTCCACCCTCGTCGCCGTCGCGGGCGGCCTCCCGCTCGGCGTCCTGCTGGTCCTGACCGACCGAGGCGGCCTGCTCCAGAACGTCTTCGCCAACAAGGTCATCGGGCAGATCGTGAACATCGCCCGCTCGATGCCCTTCATCATCCTGATGGTGGCGCTGATGAACTTCACGCGCACCGTCACCGGCACCACCATCGGCCGTGAGGCCGCGATCGTGCCGCTCGCCATCGGGGCCATCCCGTTCTTCGCGCGCCTGGTCGAGACGGCTGTCCGCGAAGTGGACGGCGGGCTCGTCGAGGCCGTGCAGTCGATGGGGGGCGACACCTGGACGATCGTGCGCAAGGTCCTCGTCCCGGAGTCCCTGCCCTCCCTCGTCGCCGGCACCACGACCACGGTCGTCACCCTCATCGGCTACTCCGCCATGGCCGGCACCGTCGGCGCCGGCGGGCTCGGGGACATCGCCATCCGCTACGGCTACCAGCGCTTCCAGACCGAACTGATGTGGATCACGGTGGCCATCCTCGCCGTCGTCATCTCGCTCATCCAGTTCGCCGGCGACTGCACGGCCCGCGCCCTGCACCGTCGCGGCGGCAGCTCGGGCCCCGCCCCCAGGCTCCGCCTGCTGAAGGCGAAGGAGCCGGCCGCCGCCGACGTCGGCAAGGTCGCCTGA
- a CDS encoding MetQ/NlpA family ABC transporter substrate-binding protein translates to MRNTTKITTAVLAAGALTLGLTACGSDKDSGADANATLTVAATPTPQGEILDYIKDNLAAKAGLKLEVKEFTDYVTPNTAVQQGEVDANYFQHQPYLDDFNKKNDTDIVAVPGATVHLEPLGLYSRSVKKLDALEKGATVALPNDTTNEARALKLLETGGLIGLKPGVGYDATPKDVVSNPKGLKFKELEAAQLPRSLSDVDAAVINGNYALEAKLSPAKDALLAESAKGNPYANFLAVKKGDEGDPRVKKLAGLLTSPEVKKFIEDKYDGAVVAAF, encoded by the coding sequence GTGCGTAACACCACCAAGATCACCACTGCTGTCCTGGCCGCCGGAGCCCTCACCCTCGGACTCACCGCCTGCGGCTCGGACAAGGACTCCGGCGCCGACGCGAACGCCACGCTGACCGTCGCCGCCACCCCCACCCCGCAGGGCGAGATCCTCGACTACATCAAGGACAACCTCGCGGCGAAGGCCGGCCTCAAGCTCGAGGTCAAGGAGTTCACGGACTACGTCACGCCCAACACGGCGGTCCAGCAGGGCGAGGTCGACGCCAACTACTTCCAGCACCAGCCGTACCTCGACGACTTCAACAAGAAGAACGACACCGACATCGTCGCCGTGCCCGGCGCCACGGTGCACCTCGAGCCGCTCGGCCTGTACTCCCGCAGCGTCAAGAAGCTCGACGCCCTGGAGAAGGGCGCCACCGTCGCCCTGCCGAACGACACCACCAACGAGGCCCGCGCGCTGAAGCTCCTGGAGACAGGCGGCCTCATCGGTCTGAAGCCGGGCGTCGGCTACGACGCCACCCCCAAGGACGTCGTCTCCAACCCCAAGGGCCTGAAGTTCAAGGAGCTCGAGGCGGCCCAGCTGCCGCGCTCCCTCTCCGACGTCGACGCCGCCGTGATCAACGGCAACTACGCGCTCGAGGCCAAGCTCAGCCCGGCGAAGGACGCCCTGCTCGCAGAGTCCGCGAAGGGCAACCCCTACGCCAACTTCCTCGCCGTGAAGAAGGGCGACGAGGGCGACCCGCGCGTGAAGAAGCTGGCCGGGCTGCTCACCTCCCCCGAGGTGAAGAAGTTCATCGAGGACAAGTACGACGGAGCCGTCGTGGCGGCCTTCTGA
- a CDS encoding GNAT family N-acetyltransferase has translation MTSTFPNISISTERLGLRPLDEDDVPALADMMNDEQVTAWTGVPQPFDEAAARRWVAEYAPGERTAGRGLDLAVTEFLTQRLVGVVQLAKTNWHVRSTELSYIIAPWARGEGYASEAALATAQWLFTDQKFERIELRTAADNTASQQVAQKIGCISEGVLRGACIARARAEDGTWNEVRTDYIVYSLLPEDLDGGGEHFAESGGFTSYTDWN, from the coding sequence ATGACGAGCACCTTCCCCAACATCTCCATCAGCACGGAGCGGTTGGGCCTGCGCCCCCTCGACGAGGACGACGTGCCCGCCCTGGCCGACATGATGAACGACGAGCAGGTCACGGCCTGGACCGGCGTGCCCCAGCCCTTCGACGAGGCCGCCGCCCGCCGCTGGGTCGCCGAGTACGCGCCCGGCGAACGCACGGCGGGACGCGGCCTCGACCTCGCCGTCACCGAGTTCCTCACCCAGCGCCTGGTCGGCGTCGTCCAGCTCGCCAAGACCAACTGGCACGTCCGCTCCACCGAACTGTCGTACATCATCGCCCCCTGGGCGCGCGGCGAGGGCTACGCCTCCGAGGCGGCGCTCGCCACCGCCCAATGGCTGTTCACCGACCAGAAGTTCGAGCGCATCGAGCTGCGCACGGCCGCCGACAACACCGCCTCCCAGCAGGTCGCGCAGAAGATCGGCTGCATCAGCGAGGGCGTGCTGCGCGGCGCCTGCATAGCGCGCGCCCGCGCCGAGGACGGCACCTGGAACGAGGTGCGCACCGACTACATCGTCTACAGCCTCCTCCCCGAGGACCTGGACGGCGGCGGCGAGCACTTCGCGGAGAGCGGCGGATTCACGTCGTACACCGACTGGAACTGA
- the cbiE gene encoding precorrin-6y C5,15-methyltransferase (decarboxylating) subunit CbiE — protein sequence MADRVTVIGWDGSPLTDAARSALSAATLVAGAAHHLALPEVPPGAERIRLGSVALAARRITGHRGTAVVLADGDPGFFGVVRTLRAPEFGLEVEVVPAVSAVAAAFARAGMPWDDAQVVVAHRRTLRRAVNVCRAHTKVAVLTSPGAGPAELGLLMEGVHRTFVVCEELGTVREQVSVVTSDKAADHTWRDPNVVIVIGPAVPAAAGDGGWIAGRDPGAGPRGWTLPGDAYGGGLGEGEAPLLRAAQLAHLGPRTGDLVWDIGCGSGAFATDAARAGAAVIAVDRDLQACARTDAAARRHGVQLQIVRGDAPHVLENLPEPDVVRVGGGGAAVVSAVADRRPQRIVTHAATRDAAELVGRDLTEHDYRVECALVQAVELDTRAWTETERSVAFLLTGVLADRRP from the coding sequence ATGGCCGACCGCGTCACGGTGATCGGCTGGGACGGCTCGCCGCTGACCGACGCGGCCCGCTCCGCTCTGAGCGCCGCCACGCTGGTGGCCGGCGCCGCCCACCACCTGGCGCTGCCCGAGGTGCCGCCCGGCGCGGAACGCATCCGGCTCGGCAGCGTCGCGCTCGCCGCCCGCCGTATCACCGGCCACCGCGGCACCGCCGTCGTCCTCGCCGACGGCGACCCGGGCTTCTTCGGCGTCGTACGGACCCTGCGCGCACCCGAGTTCGGCCTGGAGGTCGAGGTCGTCCCGGCCGTCTCCGCCGTCGCCGCCGCCTTCGCCCGCGCCGGGATGCCCTGGGACGACGCCCAGGTGGTCGTCGCCCACCGGCGCACGCTGCGACGGGCGGTCAACGTGTGCCGCGCCCACACCAAGGTCGCCGTTCTCACCTCCCCGGGCGCCGGTCCCGCCGAGCTCGGCCTGCTCATGGAGGGCGTGCACCGCACCTTCGTGGTCTGCGAGGAACTCGGCACCGTCCGCGAGCAGGTCAGCGTCGTCACCTCCGACAAGGCGGCCGACCACACCTGGCGCGACCCCAACGTCGTCATCGTCATCGGCCCCGCCGTGCCGGCCGCCGCGGGGGACGGCGGTTGGATCGCCGGACGTGACCCGGGCGCCGGCCCGCGCGGCTGGACCCTGCCCGGCGACGCCTACGGCGGCGGGCTGGGCGAGGGGGAGGCGCCGTTGCTGCGCGCGGCCCAACTCGCCCACCTGGGGCCGCGGACGGGCGACCTCGTCTGGGACATCGGCTGCGGCAGCGGCGCCTTCGCCACCGACGCCGCGCGGGCGGGCGCCGCCGTCATCGCCGTCGACCGGGACTTGCAGGCCTGCGCCCGCACCGACGCCGCCGCCCGCCGGCACGGGGTCCAGCTCCAGATCGTCCGCGGCGACGCCCCGCACGTGCTGGAGAACCTGCCGGAACCGGACGTCGTCCGGGTCGGCGGCGGGGGAGCGGCCGTCGTCTCCGCGGTCGCCGACCGCCGCCCGCAGCGCATCGTCACCCACGCGGCCACCCGGGACGCCGCCGAACTCGTGGGCCGCGACCTGACGGAGCACGACTACCGCGTCGAGTGCGCCCTCGTCCAGGCCGTCGAACTCGACACCAGGGCCTGGACGGAGACGGAGCGGAGCGTCGCGTTCCTGCTCACGGGGGTTCTCGCGGACCGTCGGCCCTGA